The following proteins come from a genomic window of Alosa sapidissima isolate fAloSap1 chromosome 22, fAloSap1.pri, whole genome shotgun sequence:
- the LOC121697590 gene encoding endochitinase A-like: protein MASIPCVLIMLLICWTQDHMGVRGETPTVFSSVGQNATLPCGNVAQPDCSTTSWIHSDRKATVELVQLGKVEECTDPPNSDECKRAKRLSLHSGCSLHITEVTTDEAGLYTCQQYGGKDKPKIRNDTSVHLSVLSDFKPTSSSTSVSKSFTPKTTTDTPSNSGSSGVRGESPTVFSSVGQNATLPCGNVAQPDCSTTTWIHSDGKATVELVTLGKVKECTDRPNSDECKRAKRLSLHSGCSLHITEVTTDEAGLYTCQQYGGKGEPKIRNDTSVHLSVLSDFKPPSTSTSVSKSSTPKTTTDTPSNSGTSGAQPTFLPGTQVSDNKPTSLSTSVSKSSTPKTTNIPVSPDSGSSVTPVVPLIAGVGVPLGLLAAALIIVVMHKRRTNAGGETKHTSKEDEADLHYAAFQHLNPTQARPSAKQSEDTVTYSSIMQLSGGEDQNSSRPAGGPADSNAVYATVQKSDKTQD, encoded by the exons atggcGTCCATCCCCTGTGTGCTGATAATGTTGCTGATCTGCTGGACTCAGGACCACATGG GTGTCAGAGGGGAAACCCCCACTGTGTTCTCCAGTGTGGGGCAGAACGCCACTCTGCCCTGTGGTAACGTGGCTCAGCCTGACTGCTCCACTACTTCATGGATACACAGTGATAGAAAAGCTACAGTTGAATTGGTTCAACTTGGGAAGGTCGAAGAATGTACTGACCCCCCCAACTCAGATGAGTGTAAAAGAGCTAAGAGACTGAGTCTGCACTCTGGCTGTTCTCTGCACATCACTGAAGTCACCACTGATGAAGCTGGACTCTACACCTGTCAGCAGTATGGGGGAAAGGATAAACCCAAAATCAGAAACGATACTTCAGTTCATCTGTCAGTTCTTTCTG ATTTTAAACCCACATCTTCCTCAACCTCTGTATCAAAATCCTTTACACCAAAGACAACAACGGACACCCCTTCCAACTCAGGCTCATCAG GTGTGAGGGGGGAATCCCCCACTGTGTTCTCCAGTGTGGGGCAGAACGCCACTCTGCCCTGTGGTAACGTGGCTCAGCCTGACTGCTCTACTACAACATGGATACACAGTGATGGAAAAGCTACAGTTGAATTGGTCACACTTGGGAAGGTCAAAGAATGCACTGACCGCCCCAACTCAGATGAGTGTAAAAGAGCTAAGAGACTGAGTCTGCACTCTGGCTGTTCTCTGCACATCACTGAAGTCACCACTGATGAAGCTGGACTCTACACCTGTCAGCAGTATGGGGGAAAGGGTGAACCCAAAATCAGAAACGATACTTCAGTTCATCTGTCAGTTCTTTCTG ATTTTAAACCTCCATCTACCTCAACCTCTGTATCAAAATCCTCTACACCAAAGACAACAACGGACACCCCTTCCAACTCAGGCACATCAG GTGCTCAACCCACATTTCTTCCAGGTACACAAGTCTCAG ATAATAAACCCACATCTCTCTCAACCTCTGTATCAAAATCCTCTACACCAAAAACAACAAATATCCCTGTTTCTCCAGACTCAGGCTCATCAG TCACCCCAGTTGTTCCTCTGATAGCTGGAGTTGGTGTCCCACTTGGTCTGTTGGCTGCTGCATTGATAATTGTGGTGATGCACAAGAGAAGGACAA ATGCTGGGGGAGAGACCAAACACACATCA AAGGAGGATGAAGCTGATCTGCACTACGCTGCCTTTCAGCATCTCAACCCAACCCAAGCTAGGCCTTCTGCA AAGCAGTCTGAGGACACTGTGACCTACAGCAGCATCATGCAGTTATCTGGTGGTGAGGACCAGAACAGCAGCAGACCAGCTGGAGGACCAGCGGACTCCAATGCTGTTTATGCCACCGTCCAGAAGAGTGACAAGACACAGGATtaa